In the genome of Lagopus muta isolate bLagMut1 chromosome 29, bLagMut1 primary, whole genome shotgun sequence, the window TGGCAGCCAGCTGGGCTCCGTGGCCCAGCTCTCCTGTGGGCTCATGGCTGGACTGGTAAAAAAAACGGAGAATTTTAGGCAAATCCAATGCAGCTTCATTCTTGTAAGCACCAAGCTGTCATGATTCTGACATGAGCTTTCAACTTACCCCTAAAATTCAGGGTGGGAATATCCAACAAATCAAAACCTTTGGTGACATCTGTACCCTTTCTCCTTGGGAAATTTATTTGTTAacctgctaaaaaaaaaaccaaatccaTTGCATCTGCTGTGATGGAATGAAGCGGGGCATGTTGTGCAAGCATAAAGAGTTGCTTTGTCTCTACTCACCAGGAagtgaagaaagcaaataaagttAAAATCTCTACTTTATAGAATCATcgaatcaccaaggttggaaaagacctcaaagctcatccagtccaactgttcacctatcaccaacagctcccactaaaccacgtccctcagcacaacatccagcctttccttgaacacccccagggtcagtgactccaccacctcccttggcatccattccaatgcctgaccaccctttctgaaaagtaattcttcctcatgtccagcctgaatctcccctgttGTAGCTTGAAGACTTTATGGTTCTCTCAGCTACGTGAGCTGAACAACGCAGTGTTTATAGCACTGTGCAAACACACGGTGGGGAACTGAACAGCGCTGAGGAGAGAGGAGTCACTGCCTGCTCCTGAGGGCAGCACTGTGGATGCTACAGGGCTGGATGGCGTTGGCTTGCACTGCTCACAGTGTGACAGGGGCTCCGAGGAGGAAAATGTTCTTGGCTGGATGTTGGGCATTCAGCACAGGGGAGAACCAGCTCCTGTCCCTCCTgtccccagctccctgcctgtcCCCTTGCTTGCAGGGCTACCCATCCTTCTGGAACGACTGCCTGTCCCCTGGTCTGCGTGGCGGCATCCTCATCGAGCTGGCACTGCGGGGCCGCATCCATCTGGAGCCACTCACAGCcaggaagaagcagctgctggaCAGGAAGGTGATGGCAGTGGGGCTCAGGGGGGTGGTTTAATGAGTCCCAGCTATTGTGTGCCCCACAGAGTTGCTTCCCcgtgatgctgtgctgtgctggatggcTTTGGCTCATGGGTTTGCCCACCGATGCCCCATTTGTGGCACATCTCATGTGTCTGCCCACGTCTGGGCCTTACAGTTTCTGGTTGGTTCTCACAGGTGCTGCTGAAGTCGGCTGCTCCCACTGGTGATGTCCTCCTGGATGAGACCCTCCGGCACATCAAAGCCTCTGAGTCCACGGAAACGGTGCAGACCTGGATAGAGCTGCTCACAGGTTGGTCCAGGGGGGAAAAAGAGCAGATTCCTGGaagggcttgggttggaaagtaCCTTGCAGACAGTGCAGTCCCTTCCCCTGCCGTGAGCACGGATGCttggccctgagcacctccagggctggggcacccaCACTGCTCTGGGTTGAATTTCCACCTCACATCTGacttaaacctcccctcttttagcttaaagccattccacTTATCCATTCCACCCCAACTCTGTTGTGATCCCATGGTTCCGTGATTCTCCCCAGGCGAGACCTGGAACCCCTTCAAGCTGCAGTATCAGCTGCGGAACGTGCGTGAGCGTGTCGCCAAGGGCCTGGTGGAGAAGGGGATCCTCACCACGGGGAAGCAGAGCTTCCTGCTCTTCGACATGACCACCCACCCCGTCTGTGACACCACTGAGAAGCAACGCCTGCTGAGGAAGCTGCAGGACAGCGTGTTGGAGCGCTGGATGGGGGACCTGCGCCGCATGGACCGCAGGCTGCTGGCGCTGCTGGTGCTGGCCCACACCTCAGATGTGCTGGAGaaggctttgggcagcctggagGACACCCAGTATGAGATGGCCATGAGCAGAGCCAAGGATGTGCTGGAGGCCGATGCGGAGCTGGAGGCGGCCCAGGGCAGAGGGACAGAGGTGatctgggctgtgctggcagccttTAACAGGGCCTAAATCCTACAGTGGGCCCACGAGAGGTGGCTGAGGGCTGTGGGTCCACGCGTGGAGCTGCTCCCCTGGGAAGGGCCCTGTGCCCCTTGGGGGCTGCATGCAgagcctcctcctccacccTGCTGTGTTGGAATTGGGACCTGGTGCCTTTGTGGCTGCAAGTGCTGGGGGGAGCTCGAGGGTCTCTGTGtcagagaggaagggaaaagtttacactgttttttttattactgttttgtggtttctttttttcttgttcttctacCCCACTTCCCCTCCTGGGCAGCGTGAACGTGTTCCTTTGCATCCTGCAGCAgttccctctgtgctctgcctccatggtggctCAGCTCCTATTTTGCGTGGATTTGGGGGTGGGAGAAGCGGGGGCAGCGCCAGCACTGGGCCTCGCGGCGCTTTGGAAGCATTGCGGGGCTGCCACGgtgtggggtgggggtgagGACCTGGGGGGCGCTGGGAGTAGAGGGCGCTACGGGTTCTGCTGTGCTCCTTCTGCCCACCAGGGGGCGCCCGCTTCCAGAGCAGTCCCAGCGCCCAGACTGTGACCACGCCCCTCCTCCCGGACCGCTCTGCCTATTGGTTCT includes:
- the GOLPH3L gene encoding Golgi phosphoprotein 3-like, which translates into the protein MTTLTRRGWRGDKRTEPEQDAAADRELPDDDSDNSKAPRLTLMEEVLLLGLQDKEGYPSFWNDCLSPGLRGGILIELALRGRIHLEPLTARKKQLLDRKVLLKSAAPTGDVLLDETLRHIKASESTETVQTWIELLTGETWNPFKLQYQLRNVRERVAKGLVEKGILTTGKQSFLLFDMTTHPVCDTTEKQRLLRKLQDSVLERWMGDLRRMDRRLLALLVLAHTSDVLEKALGSLEDTQYEMAMSRAKDVLEADAELEAAQGRGTEVIWAVLAAFNRA